One window of Psychrobacillus sp. FSL H8-0483 genomic DNA carries:
- the mtnW gene encoding 2,3-diketo-5-methylthiopentyl-1-phosphate enolase, with translation MSSVTSLYQVYGKPGSFEKKAEGIALGLTVGSWTDLPLLEQEQLKQHKGNVVSITEFEYVHHPLKPDQIKAEIKIEYPSANFSADLPAILTTVFGKLSLDGEVKLLDLEFSPELLTNFPGPRFGIDSIRELLGVYGRPLIMSIFKGVIGRDINYLAEQLRHQALGGVDLVKDDEILFDNPLTPFEKRVTTAQEVLHQVYEETGHRTLYAVNLSGRTSGLKAKAQKAKELGADALLFNVHAYGLDVLQELVEDPNIQLPFMAHPAYSGAFTSSPFYGVATPLLLGKLTRYAGADFSLFPSPYGSVALEKTAALSLGEELTKVSAIKRSFPVPSAGIHPGLVPLLIEDYGIDSIINAGGGVHGHPAGATGGGLAFRQAVSAVLDGIPLSEAAKQYSELKKAMELWG, from the coding sequence ATGAGTAGTGTAACCTCTCTTTATCAGGTGTACGGTAAGCCCGGATCTTTTGAAAAAAAAGCAGAGGGTATCGCACTTGGTTTAACAGTTGGATCCTGGACGGACTTACCATTACTTGAACAGGAACAATTAAAACAGCATAAAGGAAATGTTGTTTCGATTACAGAATTTGAATATGTTCACCATCCGCTGAAACCAGACCAAATCAAAGCGGAAATAAAAATAGAATATCCTAGTGCTAATTTCTCGGCAGATTTACCAGCCATTTTAACAACTGTTTTTGGCAAACTATCGCTCGATGGTGAAGTGAAGCTTTTAGATTTAGAATTTTCTCCAGAGCTTTTGACTAACTTTCCAGGACCAAGATTCGGTATTGATAGTATCCGTGAGCTACTAGGGGTATATGGTCGCCCCCTCATCATGAGTATATTCAAAGGAGTAATTGGTCGAGATATTAATTACTTAGCAGAACAACTTCGACACCAAGCGCTCGGAGGAGTTGATCTCGTAAAAGATGATGAAATTCTTTTTGACAATCCGCTTACTCCTTTTGAGAAACGTGTCACAACTGCTCAAGAAGTATTGCATCAAGTGTATGAAGAAACCGGACACCGAACGCTCTATGCCGTTAACTTATCTGGACGAACATCCGGATTAAAAGCAAAAGCACAAAAAGCAAAAGAACTTGGAGCAGATGCTCTTTTATTTAACGTCCATGCATATGGCCTTGATGTACTTCAAGAACTAGTGGAAGACCCGAATATCCAATTACCGTTTATGGCTCATCCCGCTTATAGCGGTGCGTTCACATCTTCCCCATTTTACGGGGTTGCTACTCCACTACTACTTGGAAAATTAACACGTTATGCAGGAGCAGATTTTTCATTATTCCCTTCACCTTATGGAAGCGTTGCACTAGAAAAAACAGCAGCACTCTCGCTTGGTGAAGAATTGACGAAAGTAAGTGCAATAAAACGAAGCTTTCCAGTACCTTCTGCAGGTATTCATCCTGGCTTAGTTCCGCTATTAATCGAGGACTATGGAATCGATAGCATTATTAATGCTGGTGGAGGCGTACATGGCCATCCTGCAGGTGCTACTGGTGGAGGACTCGCTTTTAGGCAAGCTGTATCGGCTGTGCTTGACGGAATTCCTCTTTCAGAAGCTGCAAAACAATATAGTGAATTAAAAAAAGCAATGGAACTGTGGGGGTAA
- a CDS encoding 2-hydroxy-3-keto-5-methylthiopentenyl-1-phosphate phosphatase: MSKLVIFCDFDGTITNQDNIISIMKKFAPPEYLPIKENILGQKQSIREGVAEMFALLPASLKDQIVSYLLEQAQIREGFAEFVSYTRKHNLPLYIVSGGIDFFVEPMLKEFGPFSDVYCNASNFSGETIQIEFPHGCDEQCTSQGCGCCKPSIIRQLQDNDAVSVVIGDSITDLEAAKMADLVIARDYLITKCEELNIPYEPFENFRDVMNIIDAKLGVEI; encoded by the coding sequence ATGAGCAAGCTAGTCATCTTTTGTGATTTTGATGGCACTATTACAAATCAAGACAATATTATCTCTATCATGAAAAAATTCGCTCCTCCCGAATACTTGCCGATCAAAGAGAATATTTTAGGACAAAAGCAATCTATCCGTGAAGGTGTAGCAGAAATGTTTGCTCTGTTACCCGCTTCTTTAAAGGATCAAATCGTTTCCTATTTGTTAGAGCAAGCACAGATTCGCGAAGGATTTGCTGAATTTGTTTCATATACGAGAAAACACAACCTACCACTATATATCGTTAGTGGTGGTATTGATTTCTTTGTAGAACCGATGCTTAAAGAGTTCGGTCCATTTTCGGATGTTTATTGTAATGCATCCAATTTTTCAGGAGAGACAATACAAATCGAGTTTCCACATGGATGTGATGAACAATGTACCAGCCAAGGCTGCGGGTGCTGTAAGCCCTCCATCATTCGCCAACTCCAAGATAATGATGCGGTAAGTGTTGTAATTGGAGACTCGATAACAGATTTAGAAGCTGCCAAAATGGCAGATCTCGTTATAGCAAGAGACTATCTCATTACTAAGTGTGAGGAATTGAATATCCCTTATGAACCTTTCGAAAATTTCCGAGATGTCATGAATATTATTGACGCAAAGTTAGGTGTAGAAATATGA
- a CDS encoding methylthioribulose 1-phosphate dehydratase, translating to MTTLQSKWEELADIKDELASRDWFMGTSGNLAIKVHDNPIEFLVTASGKDKKKRTPEDFLLVNASGNPVEKTDLKPSAETLLHCAIYSKTSARCSLHVHTVANNVISELYGDNGKIDCRGQELIKAFGLWEEDDILSIPIIPNHAHIPSLAEEFKSHILAEKGAVLIRNHGITVWGSDAFEAKKLLEACEFLFQYQLTLHQLKSK from the coding sequence ATGACCACACTCCAAAGTAAATGGGAAGAGTTAGCAGACATAAAAGATGAACTAGCTTCTCGGGACTGGTTTATGGGAACTAGCGGAAATTTGGCTATAAAAGTGCACGACAATCCAATAGAATTTCTAGTCACAGCTAGCGGAAAAGATAAGAAGAAGAGAACCCCAGAAGACTTTTTACTCGTAAACGCAAGTGGAAATCCCGTTGAAAAAACGGATTTAAAGCCATCAGCAGAAACATTATTGCACTGCGCTATCTATTCTAAGACATCCGCTAGATGTAGCCTCCATGTCCATACAGTTGCAAATAACGTCATCTCTGAATTATACGGTGATAACGGGAAAATCGACTGCCGTGGCCAAGAACTCATTAAAGCTTTTGGACTGTGGGAGGAAGATGATATACTCTCCATTCCTATCATTCCAAACCATGCGCACATTCCTAGTCTTGCCGAAGAATTTAAGTCTCATATACTCGCTGAGAAAGGTGCGGTTTTAATTCGTAACCACGGTATTACTGTTTGGGGTAGTGATGCATTCGAGGCCAAAAAACTACTAGAAGCTTGTGAGTTTTTATTTCAGTATCAATTGACATTACATCAACTAAAATCAAAATAA
- a CDS encoding cupin domain-containing protein — protein MAIIKIQGTNETIEAQNEVAAFLEKQEVIYEHWEIEKLPGHLREKFDLSDVEKEEILNAFKTEIDDISERRGYEAADLISLSDSNPNLDELLKNFERKHLHTDDEVRYIVSGHGVFIIQGKDENFFEVHLSPGDLISVPENITHYFTLAEDRKVVAVRIFVTTEGWVPVYQDEVAQS, from the coding sequence ATGGCTATCATTAAAATTCAAGGAACGAACGAAACAATTGAAGCACAAAACGAGGTTGCAGCATTTTTAGAGAAACAAGAAGTTATTTATGAGCATTGGGAAATCGAAAAATTACCAGGACATCTTCGCGAAAAATTCGACCTTAGCGATGTAGAAAAAGAAGAAATTCTAAATGCTTTCAAAACAGAGATTGATGACATTTCAGAGCGTCGTGGCTATGAAGCAGCAGATTTAATTTCTTTATCTGATTCTAACCCTAACTTAGATGAATTATTGAAAAACTTCGAGCGCAAACATCTTCATACAGATGATGAAGTTCGGTATATCGTTAGTGGCCATGGAGTTTTTATTATCCAAGGAAAAGACGAAAACTTCTTTGAAGTACATTTATCACCAGGAGACTTAATATCAGTACCAGAAAACATTACGCATTACTTCACGCTTGCGGAAGATCGTAAAGTTGTTGCAGTTCGAATCTTTGTAACTACTGAAGGTTGGGTACCAGTTTATCAAGATGAAGTTGCTCAAAGCTAA
- the tatC gene encoding twin-arginine translocase subunit TatC, producing MAQEPELTLVEHLTELRKRLIIVASTFILSLALGFWMAPKTLTFLKQQPTAAHVEWNVFGYTDGLMIYVKCALVLAILITLPIAMYQLWLFVKPGLLDKEAKGTIYFIPISFLLFLAGISFSYFILFPLMLNFMSNINDSIGALETYGMQQYFTFMFNLIIPVGIVFELPVIILFLTKLGIVTPDRLRKMRKISYFILVIVGVSITPPDFISDFIIVVPLLLLFEISILVSSWSYKKQQAKQALQQENFEE from the coding sequence ATGGCACAAGAACCGGAATTGACGCTCGTCGAACATTTAACCGAGCTTCGAAAAAGGCTCATTATAGTAGCATCAACTTTTATCCTATCCCTTGCTTTAGGGTTTTGGATGGCTCCAAAAACATTAACCTTCTTAAAACAACAACCTACAGCTGCCCATGTCGAGTGGAATGTCTTTGGCTACACAGATGGACTGATGATTTATGTTAAATGTGCTTTAGTGTTAGCTATATTAATTACTTTACCAATTGCAATGTACCAATTATGGTTATTTGTGAAACCAGGTTTATTAGATAAAGAAGCAAAAGGTACGATTTATTTTATCCCTATTTCTTTTCTATTATTTTTAGCTGGTATCAGTTTTAGTTACTTTATCTTATTTCCTTTAATGTTGAACTTTATGTCCAACATTAATGATTCTATTGGTGCTTTAGAAACTTACGGTATGCAACAATACTTTACGTTTATGTTTAATTTAATTATTCCTGTAGGTATCGTTTTCGAATTACCTGTTATCATTCTTTTTTTAACAAAACTAGGAATTGTCACACCGGATAGATTACGTAAGATGAGAAAGATTTCCTACTTTATACTAGTAATTGTTGGAGTTTCTATTACACCTCCAGACTTTATCTCAGACTTTATCATCGTAGTACCATTACTACTGTTGTTTGAAATAAGCATACTCGTTTCTAGTTGGTCTTATAAAAAACAGCAAGCAAAACAAGCACTTCAGCAAGAAAATTTTGAAGAATAA
- the tatA gene encoding twin-arginine translocase TatA/TatE family subunit, with protein sequence MPNIGVPGLIIILIIALIVFGPSKLPQLGKAAGQTLKEFRNSTKDIVDEVADEFKLDNKEADSKKKI encoded by the coding sequence ATGCCAAACATCGGCGTACCAGGTTTAATCATTATCTTAATCATTGCTTTAATCGTTTTCGGACCATCTAAACTACCACAGTTAGGTAAAGCAGCTGGACAAACACTAAAAGAATTCAGAAATTCTACGAAAGATATTGTAGATGAAGTAGCAGATGAATTTAAATTAGATAATAAAGAAGCAGATTCTAAAAAGAAAATATAA
- a CDS encoding TraB/GumN family protein, which produces MSEENITRIYLDGKEIILIGTAHVSRQSADQVKEVIERENPDSVCIELDEQRYQSIMDNNKWKETDIFKVIKEKKATLLLMNLAISSFQNRMAKQFDIKPGQEMIQGIASAKEVGAEIVLADRNIQVTFSRIWHNLGWIGKSQLLTSVFFSIFSKDTISEEELEKMKTQDTLNAVLAEFTASFPKLKTPLIDERDQYLAQKIKDAPGEKVVAVLGAAHVPGITVEIHKEQDLEKLSAVPPKSIVPKIIGWSLPVLIVVLMIFTFFANPSAGLDQAISWILWTGTMAAIGAAVALGHPLAILSAFIAAPITALHPILASGWVSGLVQAFMKRPTIADFETLSEDVFTIKGFWKNKVTRVLLVVVLTNLFGSLGTFIGGADVIRVFFKNF; this is translated from the coding sequence ATGTCGGAAGAAAATATTACTCGCATATATTTAGATGGCAAGGAAATTATTTTAATTGGAACGGCTCACGTTTCCAGACAAAGTGCAGACCAAGTAAAAGAAGTAATTGAAAGAGAAAATCCAGATTCGGTTTGTATAGAATTAGATGAACAAAGATATCAGTCTATAATGGATAACAATAAGTGGAAAGAGACGGACATCTTTAAAGTAATTAAAGAAAAGAAAGCCACCCTATTGTTGATGAATCTAGCTATATCTTCGTTCCAAAATCGAATGGCAAAACAGTTTGATATTAAGCCAGGACAGGAAATGATTCAAGGGATTGCAAGTGCGAAAGAGGTTGGAGCAGAAATAGTCCTAGCGGATCGAAATATCCAAGTAACGTTCTCTCGTATTTGGCATAATCTTGGTTGGATAGGTAAATCACAATTACTTACTTCTGTTTTCTTTAGTATTTTCAGCAAAGATACTATTTCGGAAGAAGAACTAGAGAAGATGAAGACACAAGATACATTGAATGCTGTACTTGCCGAATTTACGGCATCCTTTCCAAAGCTAAAAACACCTTTAATTGATGAGCGCGATCAATACTTGGCTCAAAAAATTAAAGACGCACCAGGAGAAAAGGTAGTGGCAGTATTAGGTGCAGCCCATGTTCCAGGCATTACAGTAGAAATTCATAAAGAGCAAGATTTAGAAAAACTTTCTGCTGTACCCCCAAAGTCGATTGTGCCGAAAATAATTGGTTGGTCTCTTCCTGTGTTAATTGTTGTATTAATGATATTTACATTTTTCGCTAATCCCTCGGCAGGATTGGACCAAGCAATTAGTTGGATTTTATGGACAGGTACGATGGCAGCGATTGGAGCAGCAGTTGCATTAGGTCATCCACTAGCTATCTTGTCAGCCTTCATCGCAGCACCAATTACGGCTTTACATCCTATTTTGGCGTCTGGTTGGGTATCAGGGCTAGTACAGGCCTTTATGAAACGACCGACGATAGCAGATTTTGAAACGTTGTCAGAAGACGTATTCACTATTAAAGGTTTTTGGAAAAACAAAGTGACTCGTGTATTACTAGTAGTAGTTTTAACCAACTTATTTGGATCCCTAGGTACTTTTATAGGTGGTGCAGATGTTATTCGAGTATTCTTTAAGAACTTTTAA
- a CDS encoding heme oxygenase codes for MIIVTNRIKTKLGFAERMAPAFTKPSPLQEMEGFIKVEVAITVGLTEYDEMNVNMYWDNEENFQAWKDSDIFKQAHKRPEPGSAESAEESPILGSQLIISKVAASIEAIPAK; via the coding sequence ATGATTATTGTAACGAATCGCATTAAAACTAAATTAGGTTTTGCGGAAAGAATGGCACCAGCCTTTACAAAGCCAAGTCCTCTTCAAGAAATGGAAGGTTTTATTAAGGTAGAAGTAGCAATTACAGTAGGTCTTACGGAATATGATGAAATGAATGTGAATATGTATTGGGATAATGAAGAAAACTTCCAAGCGTGGAAAGACAGTGACATTTTTAAACAAGCTCATAAACGCCCAGAACCAGGTTCTGCTGAATCTGCAGAGGAGTCTCCAATCTTAGGAAGCCAATTAATTATTTCGAAAGTCGCTGCTTCCATTGAAGCGATCCCAGCTAAATAA
- a CDS encoding GNAT family N-acetyltransferase — protein MNLFSLIKKDREYWLVDQVKGVKKNNEDYLIAFTTLLDEWNAEKVGYLSLLMDEENEDWLLKRGFNKVSSIVEYTRNLEETFNPSMEIKVDALSESHLSDSAFAELYESCRSGSANKNKLFSIDQIMESFVNELGPKWREHCYIFSNGKQALGISIPHIEEGTRDEGRLFYFGVVPEQRGKGYGTVFHLLSLEIMKRFGAKSYVGSTDENNQHMIRIFETNGCTLRDKKGIYRINRKQ, from the coding sequence GTGAATCTTTTTAGTCTGATAAAAAAAGACCGAGAGTACTGGCTTGTTGATCAAGTAAAAGGTGTCAAGAAGAACAACGAAGATTACTTAATCGCTTTTACAACTCTTTTAGATGAATGGAATGCAGAAAAGGTAGGGTACTTGTCCTTATTAATGGACGAAGAAAACGAAGACTGGCTCTTAAAACGTGGGTTTAATAAAGTTTCTTCTATTGTAGAGTATACAAGAAATTTAGAGGAGACATTTAACCCTTCTATGGAAATTAAGGTAGATGCACTCTCAGAAAGTCATTTAAGTGATTCAGCCTTCGCAGAATTATATGAATCTTGTAGAAGTGGTTCCGCCAACAAAAATAAACTATTTTCTATTGACCAAATTATGGAGTCCTTCGTAAATGAACTTGGTCCTAAATGGCGTGAGCATTGTTATATATTTTCGAATGGTAAACAAGCTCTAGGTATTAGTATTCCGCATATAGAAGAGGGAACAAGAGATGAAGGAAGACTCTTTTATTTTGGTGTAGTTCCAGAACAGCGAGGAAAGGGTTATGGAACTGTGTTTCATTTACTTTCATTAGAAATAATGAAGCGTTTTGGAGCAAAATCTTATGTGGGAAGTACCGATGAAAATAACCAACATATGATTCGTATTTTTGAAACGAATGGATGTACGTTGCGAGATAAAAAAGGAATTTATCGTATCAATCGAAAACAATAA
- a CDS encoding amino acid ABC transporter ATP-binding protein, translating to MEKVIDIQHLSKSFGNHEVLKDIDFSVNKGEVVCIIGSSGSGKSTLLRCVNLLEKPSGGQIIYNGENILDNMHDIHAYRTKLGMVFQQFNLFNNHNVLSNCVVGQVKVLKRSKEEAEKIALKYLKVVGMDQYVNARPTQLSGGQKQRVAIARALSMEPDVMLFDEPTSALDPEMVGEVLKVMKELAASGLTMLIVTHEMEFAKEVSDRVVFMDKGVIAEEGPPNQIFNNPTQERTREFLKRTLR from the coding sequence ATGGAAAAAGTAATCGATATACAACATTTAAGCAAATCCTTTGGTAATCATGAAGTGTTAAAAGACATTGATTTCTCTGTGAATAAAGGAGAAGTTGTTTGCATCATTGGTTCCTCTGGATCTGGTAAATCCACTCTTCTTCGTTGCGTTAATCTTTTAGAAAAACCAAGTGGTGGTCAAATCATTTATAATGGAGAAAATATTCTAGATAACATGCACGATATTCATGCTTATCGAACTAAGCTAGGGATGGTTTTTCAGCAATTTAACCTGTTTAATAATCATAATGTCCTAAGTAATTGTGTCGTGGGACAAGTAAAAGTATTGAAACGTTCCAAAGAAGAAGCGGAAAAAATAGCATTAAAGTATTTAAAAGTAGTTGGAATGGATCAATACGTGAACGCGAGACCAACTCAATTATCTGGTGGTCAGAAACAGCGTGTAGCGATTGCTCGAGCACTCTCGATGGAACCAGATGTCATGTTGTTTGATGAACCAACTTCCGCACTTGATCCAGAAATGGTAGGAGAAGTTCTAAAAGTGATGAAAGAACTAGCAGCATCAGGACTTACAATGTTAATCGTCACACATGAAATGGAGTTTGCGAAAGAGGTTTCAGATCGTGTGGTATTTATGGATAAAGGCGTAATTGCAGAAGAAGGTCCCCCAAACCAAATCTTTAATAATCCGACGCAAGAACGAACGAGAGAATTTTTAAAACGCACGTTAAGATAA
- a CDS encoding amino acid ABC transporter permease, whose product MSLEWILSIIVNNWPMFLRGAGMTLLISIIGTIIGAVIGLIAGVIRTIPVPERKAKRIFLKIVNFILSIYIEFFRGTPMIVQAMVIFYGSALAFGIDMDRTVAAIVIVSINTGAYMAEIVRGGVISIEKGQFEAAQAIGMNHLQTMLQVVLPQVIRNILPATGNQFIINIKDTSVLNVIGVTELYFQTKTIAGINFTYFEPFFVACILYFVMTFSVTLILRYFERKLEGPTNYSMIGQPTQITLPQKNEGI is encoded by the coding sequence ATGAGCTTAGAGTGGATTTTATCAATAATAGTTAATAACTGGCCAATGTTCCTTCGTGGAGCAGGTATGACACTTTTAATCTCCATAATTGGTACGATAATAGGAGCTGTTATCGGTTTAATAGCAGGCGTAATACGTACAATACCAGTGCCTGAAAGAAAAGCAAAACGAATTTTTTTGAAAATAGTTAATTTTATTCTTTCCATATATATAGAGTTTTTCCGTGGAACGCCAATGATCGTGCAAGCGATGGTCATTTTTTATGGGTCTGCTTTAGCATTTGGTATAGATATGGATCGAACCGTTGCAGCAATCGTTATCGTATCTATTAATACAGGTGCTTACATGGCGGAAATTGTTCGTGGTGGTGTAATTTCCATTGAAAAAGGGCAATTTGAAGCAGCTCAAGCAATTGGTATGAATCATCTACAAACAATGCTACAAGTTGTATTACCACAAGTTATTCGAAATATTTTACCAGCGACCGGCAATCAATTTATTATTAATATTAAGGATACATCCGTACTGAATGTAATTGGTGTAACGGAGCTATATTTCCAAACAAAAACAATTGCAGGAATAAACTTTACGTATTTTGAACCATTTTTTGTTGCATGTATTTTGTACTTCGTCATGACTTTTTCGGTAACATTAATTTTACGATATTTTGAAAGAAAATTAGAAGGTCCGACTAACTACAGTATGATTGGTCAACCTACACAAATAACACTTCCCCAAAAAAATGAGGGAATTTAA
- a CDS encoding transporter substrate-binding domain-containing protein — translation MKNKLLLLSIFLTAILVLAACGSDKKENSGSSSATDKDNTFTVGLEAGYAPFNWTQLNDSNGGVKIDGNKEYAGGYDVEIAKRIADGLGKELVIVKTEWDGLVPSLTSGKIDAIIAGMSPTEERKKTIDFSENYYTSNFVMVVKKGGPFEGATSIQDFSGAKVTGQLNTSHYGVIDQIEGVKKQPASDNFPAMRVALESGVIDGYVSERPEGISASSANDKFAMVEFTDGFVAPEEETAVAVGLKKNSDLTEKINEILAKISEEDRQEIMDAAIKNQPAAE, via the coding sequence ATGAAAAACAAACTATTATTATTATCAATATTTCTTACCGCAATTTTGGTATTAGCAGCATGTGGATCAGACAAAAAAGAAAACAGTGGATCATCATCAGCTACAGATAAGGACAATACATTTACAGTAGGTTTAGAAGCAGGCTATGCACCTTTTAACTGGACACAATTAAACGACTCTAACGGGGGCGTGAAAATTGATGGCAACAAAGAATATGCAGGTGGATATGATGTAGAAATTGCAAAAAGAATTGCAGATGGATTAGGAAAAGAATTAGTAATTGTAAAAACAGAATGGGACGGATTAGTACCATCATTAACTTCCGGAAAGATTGATGCAATTATTGCCGGGATGTCACCGACAGAAGAACGTAAAAAGACAATCGACTTCTCTGAGAACTACTACACATCTAACTTTGTAATGGTAGTAAAAAAAGGTGGACCTTTTGAAGGAGCTACTTCTATCCAAGATTTTAGTGGTGCAAAGGTAACTGGACAATTAAATACTTCTCATTATGGTGTGATTGATCAAATTGAAGGCGTAAAGAAACAACCTGCATCGGATAATTTCCCTGCAATGCGAGTTGCTCTAGAATCAGGTGTGATTGATGGATACGTATCCGAACGCCCAGAAGGAATTAGTGCTTCTTCAGCCAATGATAAGTTTGCAATGGTTGAATTTACAGATGGATTTGTTGCGCCAGAGGAAGAAACAGCGGTTGCAGTAGGACTTAAGAAAAATAGCGATCTAACTGAAAAAATAAATGAAATTTTAGCAAAAATCTCTGAGGAAGATAGACAAGAGATTATGGATGCTGCTATTAAAAATCAACCAGCGGCAGAATAA
- a CDS encoding SLC45 family MFS transporter — protein sequence MKKIWFLGFGFFSISLGWSLYNGFVPFFLDNYITSTALIGFLMTIDNYFALFLQPYIGSRSDRTSTRFGRRMPYLLIGLPFTALFYGLIPFHTSLLTLIIFMVCMNLSMAIFRSPTISLMPDITPEPERTKANGVINFMGGCGGILAFSAGSFLFSMEESLPFLVVSIIFLVALVVVFKNIKESQDAIPFPISTTPKINYKVELNTPTVFLLAAIFFWFMAIQGMEALFTLYGVNELGLSKGASAFSLAFFSLSFVLSAIPSGLLGAKFGKKKVILIGIIGLFFVFFLLNWVESVFSLRAILLAGGMFWACININSYPYIISLGSEHSFGTRTGLYYLVSSLAAIISPPALGFLIDLFGFGILFNATAGSMLFALVCMLKVKTTSTSSVSILPPNV from the coding sequence TTGAAAAAAATCTGGTTTTTAGGTTTTGGTTTTTTTAGCATAAGTTTAGGATGGTCATTGTATAACGGCTTTGTTCCATTCTTTCTAGATAATTATATTACAAGTACTGCATTAATTGGTTTTCTGATGACAATTGATAATTACTTTGCCCTTTTTTTACAGCCATATATCGGAAGCCGCAGTGATCGAACGAGTACACGTTTCGGTCGACGCATGCCCTATTTGCTTATTGGTCTCCCTTTTACCGCTTTATTCTATGGTCTTATTCCTTTTCATACTAGTTTACTTACGTTAATCATTTTTATGGTTTGTATGAATTTATCTATGGCCATTTTCCGTTCCCCAACAATATCCTTAATGCCAGATATTACCCCTGAACCAGAACGTACAAAAGCAAATGGAGTTATTAATTTCATGGGTGGGTGCGGCGGCATATTAGCGTTTAGTGCTGGTTCATTCTTATTCAGTATGGAAGAATCGTTACCATTCTTAGTGGTTTCAATTATTTTCTTAGTAGCTTTAGTAGTTGTTTTTAAAAATATTAAGGAAAGCCAAGATGCTATTCCTTTTCCCATCTCGACCACACCAAAAATCAACTATAAAGTAGAATTAAATACTCCTACTGTTTTCTTGTTAGCTGCAATCTTTTTTTGGTTTATGGCTATACAAGGAATGGAAGCTTTATTTACTTTATATGGAGTAAACGAGCTTGGATTATCCAAAGGTGCTTCTGCATTTTCATTAGCTTTTTTTTCATTAAGTTTTGTGCTTTCCGCCATACCAAGCGGGCTATTAGGTGCAAAGTTTGGAAAGAAAAAAGTAATATTAATTGGGATCATCGGTTTATTCTTCGTTTTCTTTCTATTAAATTGGGTAGAATCTGTCTTTTCGTTACGCGCAATTCTATTAGCTGGTGGAATGTTTTGGGCTTGTATAAATATCAATTCCTACCCTTATATTATTTCTCTTGGGAGTGAACACAGTTTTGGAACACGAACTGGCCTATATTATTTAGTTTCTTCATTAGCGGCCATCATTTCCCCACCGGCTCTCGGGTTTTTAATTGATTTATTTGGCTTTGGAATATTATTTAATGCTACTGCCGGGAGTATGCTTTTTGCATTAGTCTGCATGCTGAAGGTCAAAACTACCTCCACTTCCTCTGTATCCATTCTTCCACCCAATGTATAA